The following proteins are co-located in the Arctopsyche grandis isolate Sample6627 chromosome 3, ASM5162203v2, whole genome shotgun sequence genome:
- the LOC143909781 gene encoding uncharacterized protein LOC143909781 translates to MSASGSREWRVCRLCLSGCHLQPIFSVDGGRSLFLKLTACALVQIRDDDGLPPFVCKTCESKLCSFYDFKKQCEAVELKLKQAFKSDNIVVDIPLKIEECDEIPSDRDAPSPDRIVEQKPRKRTNKIKKIKRKIKQKTDENACIRVKNFTAQNYTWHTPEDVAACTQTTCKQFQCELCGDVFKWMSVLNKHLLTHSADKARFACSLCPKRFTRKEYVNVHMRIHAGVRPFICEMCARPFVKRQDLIRHKSIHSDEKNYSCPECNKKFKRSTDVHAHMRTHTGVVPYNCKRCSKGYKSRTGMLKHYNKNQCGMSDAKSNYAANVDVHVETNKNS, encoded by the exons ATGTCAGCGTCAGGAAGTCGAGAATGGCGTGTTTGTCGCCTTTGTCTATCTGGATGTCATTTGCAACCCATTTTTTCGGTTGATGGAGGTCGTTCTCTGTTCCTCAAACTGACTGCCTGTGCTCTGGTTCAG atacgAGATGACGATGGCCTGCCACCTTTTGTCTGCAAGACTTGCGAATCTAAACTGTGCTCATTTTACGATTTCAAGAAGCAATGCGAAGCTGTCGAGCTCAAATTAAAACAAGCATTCAAATCGGACAATATAGTCGTCGATATACCTTTAAAAATTGAAGAATGCGACGAAATACCAAGCGATCGCGACGCACCATCTCCAGATCGCATCGTCGAGCAGAAGCCAAGGAAACGCACAAACAAAATCAAAAAGATCAAAAGAAAGATCAAACAAAAGACTGATGAGAATGCGTGCATTAGGGTTAAGAATTTCACAGCTCAAAATTACACGTGGCATACTCCCGAAGATGTCGCAGCCTGCACGCAGACAACCTGCAAGCAATTTCAGTGCGAGCTGTGCGGAGACGTGTTTAAGTGGATGTCCGTGTTGAATAAACACCTGCTAACCCACTCAGCCGACAAGGCCAGGTTCGCCTGCTCGCTGTGTCCAAAGCGGTTCACCCGCAAAGAGTATGTGAATGTGCACATGCGAATCCACGCTGGAGTCAGGCCGTTCATTTGCGAGATGTGCGCTCGGCCGTTCGTCAAACGGCAGGATCTGATCCGGCACAAGAGCATACACAGCGATGAGAAGAACTACTCGTGTCCCGAGTGCAACAAGAAGTTCAAGCGGTCGACGGATGTGCACGCTCATATGAGGACGCACACTGGAGTCGTGCCGTATAATTGTAAACGGTGTTCGAAAGGCTACAAATCCCGCACCGGCATGTTGAAGCATTATAACAAGAACCAGTGCGGTATGTCCGATGCTAAGTCTAATTATGCAGCCAATGTTGATGTCCACgtcgaaacaaataaaaatagttaa
- the Rab23 gene encoding RAS oncogene family member Rab23, whose product MREEELEIALKVVIVGNGGVGKSSMIQRYCKGTFTREYKKTIGVDFLERQIELDGEEVRLMLWDTAGQEEFDAITKAYYRGAQACVLAFSTTDRDSFLAAQSWKLKVENECGDIPTVIVQNKIDLMDQSVVGPDEAELLARSLGCRLMRASVKEDVNVGAVFRHLASRCLAELHRQDEESEIVEPRRHIAISAFNPSHLTNPTNGTIVLRPGKHRGSKKKRVLRNACRIL is encoded by the exons ATGAGGGAAGAAGAATTAGAGATAGCATTAAag GTGGTAATTGTTGGAAATGGTGGTGTAGGAAAGTCAAGCATGATACAGAGGTACTGCAAAGGCACATTTacaagagaatataaaaagacaATTGGAGTAGACTTCTTGGAAAGACAGAtaga ATTGGATGGTGAAGAAGTTCGACTGATGTTATGGGACACAGCCGGCCAAGAAGAATTTGACGCAATCACAAAAGCATATTACAGGGGAGCTCAAGCTTGCGTTCTAGCGTTTTCTACCACAGATAGAGACTCTTTTCTAGCTGCCCAATCATGGAAACTTAAA gTTGAAAATGAATGTGGCGATATTCCGACAGTTATAGTTCAGAATAAAATCGATTTGATGGATCAAAGCGTTGTAGGACC tGATGAAGCTGAGCTTCTGGCACGCTCCTTGGGATGTAGACTAATGCGGGCATCTGTGAAGGAGGATGTGAATGTTGGAGCTGTATTTAGACATTTGGCTTCCAGATGCCTAGCTGAGCTGCATCGTCAGGATGAAGAGTCCGAGATTGTGGAGCCCCGTCGTCATATTGCCATca GTGCATTTAATCCTAGTCACCTAACAAATCCAACAAATGGTACGATTGTTTTAAGGCCAGGAAAGCATAGGGGATCTAAGAAGAAAAGAGTATTAAGAAATGCATGTAGAATATTGTAA
- the LOC143908957 gene encoding uncharacterized protein LOC143908957: protein MECRLCLGPAPAAHSVSIFGDPHPERLEQRIRTCCQIQVKRGDGLPDRVCLSCKTSLELLSSFRKACFRNNESSPLRFDDCSKIKTEEVLLEDIIWDDEPSQSTIHLKNSETCLKSFPSESELILLKRSHPGEKPFKCDICLKSFIRKNVLVSHLRSHTGEKPYMCEMCLKSFTQNCNLTAHKKLHAGIKPHKCDICLKSFIRKDAFELHLRSHTGEKPYKCEICLKSFTQKSHLYIHKQLHAGIKPYKCDICLKSYVCKNDLVRHLSSHTEEKPYTCEICLKSFSRKSNHEQHKKLHAGIKPHKCYICLKSFAYKRSLVSHLRSHTGKTSYKCEICLKSYTKKYFFEKHKKLHAG from the exons atggagtgcaggctttgtcttggaccagctccggccgcgcattccgtctccatcttcggcgatcctcatccagagcgtctggagcaacgcattcggacctgctgtcaaattcag GTCAAAAGAGGCGATGGATTGCCAGAcagggtgtgtctttcgtgtaagaccagtCTGGAATTGTTGagcagctttcgaaaggcttgttttcgaaacaACGAATCGTCTCCACTGAGGTTTGACGATTGCtcgaagatcaagactgaagaagttttattggaagatataatatgggacgatgagccttcgCAATCGACAATTCACCTAAAGAATAGTGAAACGTGCTTAAAGTCATTTCCCAGTGAATCTGAACTTATTTTACTCAAAAGATCACATCCTGGAGAAAagccgttcaaatgtgatatttgtttaaaatcatttattcgaaaaaatgtacttgtgtcacatttgagatctcacacgggggaaaagccttacatgTGTGAAAtgtgtctgaaatcatttactcaaaattgTAACCTCAcggcacataaaaaattgcatgctggaataaaaccacacaaatgtgacatttgtttaaaatcatttattcgaaaagatgCATTTGAgttacatttgagatctcacaccggggaaaagccatacaagtgtgaaatttgtctgaaatcatttactcaaaaatctcacctctatatacataaacaattgcatgctgggataaaaccttacaaatgtgacatttgtttaaaatcatatgtttgtaaaaatgatcTTGTGAGACATTTGAGTTCTCACACAGAAGAAAAGCCATACacgtgtgaaatttgtctaaaatcattttctcgaaaatctaaCCACgagcaacataaaaaattgcatgctggaataaaaccacacaaatgttacatttgtttaaaatcatttgcttaTAAAAGAAgtcttgtgtcacatttgagatctcacacggggaaaacgtcttacaagtgtgaaatttgtctaaaatcatatactaaaaaatattttttcgagaaacataaaaaattgcatgctggataa
- the LOC143909773 gene encoding asparagine synthetase domain-containing protein CG17486, translating to MCGIFFKCIRNIDKTFPYKKLKDKDNRLFEYLQRRGPDDQNEKCIAIESNHTTNASERNLEVEMCGCTLWMQGVEPESQPIASKNGCLLFNGDLFDTDWVTDTSDTRALLERLEDRSNIGDTTDRIISIVQMLNGPFSLVYLDLIENKVYFCRDRIGRRSLLISKDNNEFILSSVLTRQYKNATELPSGKIYCMCLPSETFTEFSWNSKSEIVKNISLDDWYHTLTNDNELSEKACQNDTPEEDLELIQRLQEISIKNQTPHLILDDALKVESVAKIVDALLSRLSDSVRTRVRTQPGLCRDCVASKTQCDSHCTVGVLFSGGLDCTILAALTHQHLPSAESIDLFNVAFTKTGQFDTPDRVTSRQSYDELRQLFPERKWNLVEIDVTLEELYEAQKEVISDLIFPLKTILDESLGSALWFAARGKSSEYTSPCRIVLTGIGADELFGGYTRHRNAYKRGGWPQLESELWMDWQRIASRNLARDDRVIGHHGRQPRMPYLDERFVEYVLDLPAWKKCFPEFAPGVGDKLYLRLVAYKLGLVNASTFPKRAIQFGSKIANKKENAKDISQRLLSY from the exons ATGTgcggaatattttttaaatgcatcagaaatatagataaaaccttTCCATACAAAAAACTCaaagataag GACAATCGACTCTTCGAATACCTTCAACGCAGAGGCCCAGATGATCAAAACGAAAAATGCATTGCTATCGAATCTAATCATACGACAAATGCATCAGAAAGAAATTTAGAAGTAGAGATGTGCGGTTGCACTCTGTGGATGCAAGGAGTTGAACCTGAAAGTCAACCGATTGCATCGAAGAATGGCTGCTTATTGTTTAACGGAGACCTATTCGATACGGATTGGGTAACAGACACTTCCGATACGCGAGCTTTGCTCGAAAGACTCGAAGATCGATCG aatattGGCGATACTACAGATCGTATAATTTCAATTGTACAAATGCTCAACGGTCCGTTTTCTCTAGTTTATTTagatttaatagaaaataaagtATATTTCTGCCGTGATAGAATCGGAAGACGTAGCCTATTAATATCTAAAGATAATAACGAATTTATATTAAGCAGCGTTTTAA CTCGGCAATATAAAAATGCTACGGAACTTCCTTCCGGGAAAATATATTGCATGTGTCTTCCGAGTGAAACATTTACAGAATTTTCCTGGAATTCAAAATCagaaatagtcaaaaatatatcattagaCGATTGGTATCATACTTTAACTAATGACAACGAATTAAGTGAGAAAGCATGTCAAAATGATACTCCAGAAGAG GATTTAGAATTAATACAGCGCCTCcaagaaatatcaatcaaaaatCAAACGCCTCATCTAATTCTAGATGATGCATTGAAAGTAGAGTCTGTTGCAAAAATAGTAGACGCATTACTAAGCCGTCTGTCCGACAGCGTGAGAACCCGTGTGAGGACTCAGCCAGGACTTTGCCGAGACTGTGTGGCGTCGAAGACACAATGCGATTCGCATTGCACCGTCGGCGTGCTCTTCTCCGGTGGATTAGACTGCACGATCCTCGCGGCGCTAACGCATCAGCATCTGCCATCGGCCGAAAGCATAGACCTGTTCAATGTAGCGTTCACGAAGACGGGTCAGTTTGATACCCCAGACCGTGTCACGTCTAGACAGTCATATGATGAATTGCGTCAACTGTTCCCAGAAAG aaaatgGAACCTAGTAGAAATCGATGTTACATTAGAGGAACTTTACGAAGCACAAAAGGAAGTAATATCCGATTTGATATTTCCCCTAAAGACTATCCTCGACGAGAGCTTGGGCAGCGCCTTGTGGTTCGCCGCTCGTGGAAAATCCTCAGAATATACATCACCTTGCAGA ATCGTGCTGACGGGAATAGGAGCCGACGAACTGTTCGGCGGATATACGAGACATCGCAATGCATATAAACGCGGCGGGTGGCCCCAACTAGAGAGCGAACTTTGGATGGACTGGCAGCGGATAGCATCCAGGAATCTGGCTAGAGACGACCGGGTGATCGGGCATCACGGTCGGCAACCTCGGATGCCGTACTTGGACGAACGGTTCGTCGAGTACGTTTTGGATTTGCCGGCATGGAAGAA GTGTTTCCCTGAATTTGCTCCAGGCGTAGGTGACAAGTTGTACTTGCGACTGGTGGCTTATAAGCTAGGGCTCGTAAACGCTTCCACATTCCCGAAACGGGCTATCCAATTCGGATCGAAGATTGCTAATAAGAAAGAAAATGCTAAGGATATTTCACAACGATTATTATCCTactga